The sequence below is a genomic window from Mytilus edulis chromosome 2, xbMytEdul2.2, whole genome shotgun sequence.
TTCGACACATGTGCAACAACTGTACCACTGACTGATCCATCATCACCTTTTTTGGCACGTAAGAATGTGGACCCATAAACAGAATCGTTTATCATCAGTTCAGTCGAATGCTCGCCGTTTGAAGTTCTGATGACCCAGACAAATACGTACATCCCTGTCGTAGGACATGTAAATACTCCAATATGACCGTTGTAGCCTTTTCCTTGGTTTGTCTTCGTCACATCAAAGACTAATCTACGACCAGCTCCCGGAAACACGTGATTTGAAATGTAAGCATGAAATGCAATAACTTGAGACCTTTTTTCAATGTTTATACTTCTACCAGTTACGCTGACTTCATACCGGCCtacaaaatcgttaaatattCATTAATAGAACAATattcattaatttgaaatttCGATTACAAACACACACA
It includes:
- the LOC139510662 gene encoding complement C1q-like protein 4, which translates into the protein MLTSIIVVLVVVTGDVFAASSCQTTDGRYEVSVTGRSINIEKRSQVIAFHAYISNHVFPGAGRRLVFDVTKTNQGKGYNGHIGVFTCPTTGMYVFVWVIRTSNGEHSTELMINDSVYGSTFLRAKKGDDGSVSGTVVAHVSKGDTVYVRTHSVLAGDGAIASNTHGKTTFSGWLLQ